One Ureaplasma urealyticum serovar 8 str. ATCC 27618 genomic window carries:
- a CDS encoding GDSL-type esterase/lipase family protein — translation MDKKNKKILGISMASIIATIAIIAPATYFGLQKSDQLKKDPKLDYNQAKLKGLDDNIIVDPNPSNNENYLPPLDFSKVCIKPQTKINYLAIGDSITAGFNSELGWEAPGRYDLATNKISGLSFPSFIAQYINKVEPNRLASYENLGLTGSRAIDWLYLLGVADANYFKDQQYKFFDFSKKMDNQENNPFKHRLKKFFNDFGYRNDKKLTNNEQVLKSDFTEFYNSLRSANLMTISLGANDFLAYLDINKLIDLANSTQNDLVNKANEYKNYLKTIAQKIQNDLKKLISAIKKVNPNISISLIGYPTPLLRLNDVLNQLFKLPNNQSLVNDVMDILNNAIKNVADLKNNVNYIDPFDENDWKANSDKFTRAIFDIHPTELGYKRMAQDIFLKMSLGQNYAQNKTPLIANAIYEAWDEDYFNKDSDSFKQQIGFANNTNQDLVNKVLGTSKGALFWVKTTLENDKQLRDQFLNFKNTSTIVKDWLFANKRSFNSFVNFISQNLVNLGLDKNGAIAQFLANIDENGLNNLYKLAQAFVQTTYLDRVISGIQNDFDNLDLDKNNIKGTQKISTTLLLDVFKKHVINDQNLFELLNGLFKSDFFVDNQLEIKKIVKALLSDLIGSQKLLDMVFGNNASNNLNGDTEFLKNILIIQQKLVKTKSLEKIIDVFVDALFDSNQNYLSQGPLSNVLAKIVSANKNVLSERLTTLFDDLLKDETTLSAVYSLTTQILNEQIPDFAKTENGAQIIKKIISYGSNVSLINLIKNNTIDLLTNPKTFLGIFDQNKPSILSIMQQSIDVNSKPFLNNVIDLLTSNKINIDDWKLLMQAILNSPSITNILNNGLAGISDLNQKISSKVDFIKLIKNLAFVLDEKNLDDTHKQQIKNTLKTIVDELFENPNLKNLLDSFEDFLANKIGDLLISSKSQIISTKGEQIWKVIKTLINKTINGEQIKNLLITFINNFIDQPKQYQDFNTFTELLSVILKTNDQQIQTSIDAIVKSVFADESTNSLISELIVDLMQQYLFKNNVSANDSQKLTTFIKNVLPSIADLTLYKQVRRSLFTFLKENLVTIINDPNKWQTFVNKGINKILVDSLPQLLTIVELIENDQIKDQDVIDVIKILIDNLDFNKLLTNSNNQSTTLEIDAKYLIFKLIKNFANSRIFKVENPKLEVYKTKLKTILETSINNVFSNTNLNEFFNDGLAKLLSSLDIFAQLNLTDEQRNNFAKTIIKTFKENSTFKTLLISITKNLVDNVDEYVNANDLESIISLVIKQNQQQLKKVFDEILLVVLKDEQWQDLILRLLVKVINPSKNYEDISSSSINKLKTFMTKFADGFSKLDIYKQIKDALFNVLSDPQKTKKLLSNDQQELKSIILEAFNINTPQNALKLIKIFDIDSISSRDYADVIEIILFEIGIQTNIKNNNTTSSNNQSHNNDFIFQVIKLALNDGIDQKHLTKLKEIINFVLNDIEKIYESDNFIRTQLNKFANSLVNSIIKLLPKTQSLENEYNEFFTTILNDRIFLNSVKDLLSIIINKVIDHKDQYKNANSLGELVQLFAQNKESDLKTKFKVLLESVLKNETIVNKFGSLLIKSFKLELNVPITNDQNEQNSISFIAKLLKNLTNLSIYNKLVDNFFVFVKSNIKNLIDAKPFDSSKVSNELINFTSPKAKDYATLIELFGIEEISADEWKAFIGFIIDYTPFNQLFNSKPTTPFQSSSTNTSFDSSKITTEVFEFIKAFVSSKVINDSTNTTKAQTNANKFKDVIEFLFDKLLTSNNTKNFIINLVIKQDAISSFLKSINIDEQKAIKISHAIINAIGEDKNLQTIFNALIEPLVLQPQKFANTTNLAELIAKLIQESESNLKPAVISIIKNLLKNNEIQEFVLQVVIPKINQNKTYNDLSQQAISSFKNLLTKLANHLDNVSVFNDLLTNLFTKLKHQNSINQLLTTNLDAMLNLVKELFNLNENTLAKVIDILEIDDISAQEFVDVINAFVNQIEISFEKNQTTTNTNSESINRYWKYASALIKHNWSSKAKTKFKSIISLFIEQNLNSNQESFWTKLVQTIGTKVSNIIVEKISNLSSQKTSYETLIKNLLNNANFKNAIKNFIVEGSSKIIDNLDQLKDATSFGDLVQKLITTNDTWLKSEIKKVLSVILKEANLTNELAQVLINSYTSYFEITNLGEEQQSKLKNVLTKVITNVSDLKFVDNLTTQLIKFLKENAKALIDNPLNNQQALNKFINENIANEDALINLLEIFDNTNISVEEWNEFTQILIDYLPLNKILDITKRINQQNNQTALSVNQQITNVFVFIKKLLNSTHLNNVKNKFDDVIKNAISNLLKNNNFKNFIATQLTNTLFSNTNLINTLGIVDTKTTLIDPIINQLISSEELSNIIQTLITSIFEQKDQLKTLDSSNEFFTKLISLNTEKLKPNLKKIIQNTLKQDNVQELLVRVIFKQITPNKIYVSIKEESKHNLKSLISKFANRLEEFSSYNEIVNNLFTSLSNKDNWTKLFSNNNNDLIAFAKTIFDYTNPQKIINLIDVLKITSINDTDYIQAFKTLLDEVDFSYFINKKHQTNESNANSQNKLNINDYYKYVKALFNHELDETSKIKLKNIIKELTTKVLSDQGTGFINNLANALSEKISNLITKAIPQLQSHQDAYKNLVKKIFTNQTLFNEVKELIVWVFNDFIDQKNTYKSIKTFGALFEKFIQTHEQEIQNKLIATFKKIFSKKNNLIDEISTTFIDSVKTYFNITNLTNGDNDKIKQFIKFVFNNIFELEYVKNSVNKLITTLKDNVKNLVDNNSDINTIMQTNVVSFISSPTEVAKLFQIIKLDTNNTILNFLKVILEKLPTTAYQKMFGTKIVLQDQTATVTTNKQEHQAIEYIKAILNSSYLNDNAVLTKTKTIIKDLLTSFSKSTELTSYLSELIANSFAQKLSDVTKINLENSKKFLVGSYKFIVNDTKFVEIINNLIDNLLTQKSQYLDKLISSPLDVINELIKTNIATQKNEFVPFIKRFLKTDSTSEFIAQFIIGTLKLENTNNNDINTIKKFINELVDNMHNLDFLNVFIDSMFNLMSKKGLDIFIKPNEIAEFKKSMETFGLTDPMNLLKIAKQVNNNQIKGETIGDLINLMFEKSPLTSYDKLNANDHPLYYGLKNLKEESLTSVIFGNGNKKEYKGIERINELDAIQHLINQLWDAQKKYSDQHKNSMTYEQDNPYMRSLIHLGIVLQWYVHETYFRNTTGGFWWWGAASNSWSGEGEVFLLLKADKNFSEVKVNQMIMGNRSPWLWSAPSYWSYTKNDFLFMITYWKKHKTSRHTKKPMVDDIFESLKRGYGQQIAIKK, via the coding sequence ATGGATAAGAAAAATAAAAAAATTTTAGGTATTAGTATGGCTTCAATTATTGCAACAATTGCAATTATTGCGCCAGCTACTTATTTTGGTTTACAAAAAAGTGACCAACTTAAAAAAGATCCAAAATTAGATTATAATCAAGCTAAGCTTAAGGGTTTAGATGATAATATTATCGTTGACCCAAACCCAAGTAATAATGAAAATTATTTACCTCCACTTGATTTTAGTAAAGTATGTATTAAACCACAAACAAAAATTAATTATTTAGCGATTGGTGATTCAATTACAGCTGGTTTTAATTCAGAATTAGGTTGAGAAGCGCCTGGTCGTTATGATCTAGCCACTAATAAAATTAGTGGATTAAGCTTTCCTTCATTTATTGCACAATACATTAATAAAGTTGAACCTAATCGTTTAGCATCTTATGAAAATCTAGGTTTAACAGGATCAAGAGCAATTGATTGATTATATTTATTAGGTGTTGCAGATGCTAATTATTTTAAGGATCAGCAATACAAATTTTTTGATTTTTCTAAAAAAATGGATAATCAGGAAAACAATCCATTTAAACATCGATTAAAGAAATTTTTTAATGATTTTGGATATCGTAATGATAAAAAATTAACTAATAATGAACAAGTATTAAAAAGCGATTTTACTGAATTTTACAATAGTTTAAGAAGTGCTAATTTAATGACTATTTCATTAGGGGCCAATGATTTTTTAGCGTATTTAGATATTAATAAGTTGATTGATTTAGCTAATTCTACACAAAATGATTTAGTTAATAAAGCAAATGAATATAAAAATTATTTAAAAACAATTGCTCAAAAAATTCAAAATGACTTAAAAAAATTAATTAGTGCAATCAAAAAAGTTAATCCTAACATTTCGATTTCATTAATTGGTTATCCAACACCTCTTTTACGTTTAAATGATGTACTAAATCAACTTTTTAAATTACCAAATAATCAAAGTTTGGTAAATGATGTTATGGACATTTTAAATAATGCAATTAAAAACGTTGCTGATTTAAAAAACAATGTTAATTATATTGACCCTTTTGATGAAAATGATTGAAAAGCAAATAGTGATAAATTCACTAGAGCAATTTTTGATATTCATCCAACTGAACTTGGTTATAAAAGAATGGCTCAAGATATTTTTTTAAAAATGTCTTTAGGTCAAAACTATGCTCAAAACAAAACGCCTTTGATCGCTAATGCTATTTATGAAGCATGAGATGAAGATTATTTTAATAAAGATAGTGATAGTTTTAAACAACAAATTGGTTTTGCTAACAACACAAACCAAGATTTAGTTAATAAAGTTTTAGGTACTTCTAAAGGTGCTTTATTTTGAGTAAAAACTACTCTTGAAAATGATAAACAATTACGAGATCAATTTTTAAACTTCAAAAATACTTCAACAATTGTTAAGGATTGATTATTTGCAAATAAACGTTCATTTAATAGTTTTGTCAATTTTATTAGTCAAAATTTAGTTAATTTAGGTTTAGATAAAAATGGAGCAATTGCTCAATTTTTAGCAAATATTGATGAGAATGGTTTAAATAACTTATATAAATTAGCACAAGCTTTTGTACAAACTACTTATTTAGATCGTGTAATTAGTGGAATTCAAAATGATTTTGACAATTTAGATTTAGATAAAAATAACATTAAAGGTACACAAAAAATTAGTACTACTTTATTGTTAGATGTTTTTAAAAAACATGTTATTAATGACCAAAATCTATTTGAGTTACTTAATGGATTGTTTAAATCTGATTTTTTTGTAGATAATCAATTAGAAATTAAAAAAATAGTTAAGGCCCTATTGAGTGATTTAATTGGTTCACAAAAATTATTAGATATGGTTTTTGGTAATAATGCTAGCAATAATTTAAATGGTGATACAGAGTTTTTAAAAAATATTTTAATAATTCAACAAAAATTAGTAAAAACAAAATCATTAGAAAAAATTATTGATGTTTTTGTTGATGCTTTATTTGATAGTAATCAAAATTATTTATCACAAGGTCCATTGTCAAATGTTTTAGCAAAAATTGTAAGTGCTAATAAGAATGTATTAAGTGAAAGATTAACAACTTTATTTGATGATTTATTAAAAGATGAAACAACATTAAGTGCAGTTTATAGTTTAACTACACAAATTTTAAATGAACAAATTCCAGATTTTGCCAAAACTGAAAATGGTGCGCAAATAATTAAAAAAATCATTAGTTATGGATCAAATGTTAGTCTAATTAATTTAATAAAAAATAATACAATTGATTTATTAACTAATCCAAAGACTTTTTTAGGAATTTTTGATCAAAATAAACCATCAATTCTAAGTATTATGCAACAAAGTATTGATGTTAATTCAAAACCATTTTTAAATAATGTTATTGATTTATTAACATCAAATAAAATTAATATTGATGATTGAAAATTATTAATGCAAGCCATTTTAAATTCACCATCAATTACTAATATTTTAAATAATGGACTAGCTGGAATAAGTGATTTAAATCAAAAAATTAGTTCAAAAGTAGATTTTATTAAATTAATTAAAAACTTAGCTTTTGTTTTAGATGAAAAAAATCTAGATGATACTCATAAACAACAAATTAAAAATACATTAAAAACCATTGTTGATGAATTATTTGAAAATCCAAATTTAAAAAATTTATTAGATAGTTTTGAAGACTTTTTAGCTAATAAAATAGGGGATTTACTAATTTCGTCAAAATCTCAAATTATTAGTACTAAAGGTGAACAAATTTGAAAGGTTATTAAAACATTAATTAATAAAACAATTAATGGTGAACAAATTAAGAATTTATTAATCACTTTTATTAATAATTTTATTGATCAACCAAAACAATATCAAGACTTTAATACATTTACTGAGCTATTAAGTGTAATTTTAAAAACAAATGATCAACAAATTCAAACAAGTATTGATGCTATAGTTAAATCAGTGTTTGCTGATGAATCAACTAATAGTTTAATTAGTGAATTGATTGTTGATTTAATGCAACAATATTTATTTAAAAATAATGTTAGTGCTAATGATTCACAAAAACTAACAACTTTTATTAAAAATGTTTTACCATCAATTGCTGATTTAACATTATATAAGCAAGTACGAAGATCATTATTTACATTTTTAAAAGAGAATTTAGTAACAATTATTAATGATCCTAATAAATGACAAACGTTTGTTAATAAAGGAATTAACAAAATTTTAGTTGATAGTTTACCTCAATTATTAACAATTGTTGAATTAATTGAAAATGATCAAATTAAAGATCAAGATGTTATAGATGTAATTAAAATATTAATTGATAATTTAGACTTTAATAAGTTATTGACTAATTCAAATAATCAATCAACAACACTTGAAATTGATGCTAAATACTTAATCTTTAAATTAATTAAGAATTTTGCTAATTCACGTATTTTTAAAGTTGAAAATCCAAAACTTGAAGTTTATAAAACAAAACTAAAAACGATTTTAGAAACAAGTATTAATAATGTTTTTAGTAATACTAATTTAAATGAATTCTTTAATGATGGTTTAGCCAAACTGCTAAGTTCTTTAGATATTTTTGCACAATTAAATTTAACAGATGAACAAAGAAATAATTTTGCAAAAACAATTATTAAAACATTTAAAGAAAATAGTACATTTAAAACATTATTAATTTCAATCACTAAAAATTTAGTTGATAACGTAGATGAATATGTAAACGCTAATGATTTAGAAAGTATTATTAGTTTAGTAATTAAACAAAATCAACAACAACTAAAAAAAGTATTTGATGAAATTTTATTAGTAGTTTTAAAAGACGAACAATGACAAGATTTAATTTTACGTCTTTTAGTCAAAGTTATTAATCCATCTAAAAATTATGAAGACATTAGTTCTAGTTCAATTAATAAATTAAAAACATTTATGACAAAATTTGCTGATGGATTTAGCAAATTAGATATTTATAAACAAATTAAAGACGCTTTATTTAATGTTTTAAGTGATCCTCAAAAAACTAAAAAATTATTATCTAATGATCAACAAGAATTAAAATCAATTATTTTAGAAGCATTCAATATTAATACGCCACAAAACGCTTTAAAATTAATTAAGATTTTTGATATTGATTCAATTAGTTCAAGAGATTATGCTGATGTTATTGAAATTATTTTATTTGAAATTGGTATTCAAACAAATATCAAAAATAACAATACAACTTCATCAAATAATCAATCACATAACAATGATTTCATTTTCCAAGTCATTAAATTAGCTTTAAACGATGGTATTGATCAAAAACATTTAACAAAGCTAAAAGAAATTATTAATTTTGTTTTAAATGACATTGAAAAAATTTATGAAAGTGATAATTTTATTCGCACTCAACTAAATAAATTTGCTAATTCACTAGTTAATTCAATCATTAAATTATTGCCAAAGACACAATCATTAGAAAATGAATACAATGAATTTTTCACAACAATTTTAAATGATCGTATTTTTTTAAATAGTGTTAAGGATTTATTATCAATTATTATTAATAAAGTTATTGATCATAAAGACCAATACAAAAACGCTAATTCACTTGGCGAACTAGTACAATTATTTGCTCAAAATAAAGAAAGTGATTTAAAAACTAAATTTAAAGTTTTATTAGAATCTGTTTTAAAAAATGAAACGATCGTTAATAAATTTGGTTCATTGTTAATTAAATCATTTAAATTAGAATTAAATGTACCAATTACAAATGATCAAAATGAACAAAATAGTATTAGTTTCATTGCAAAATTATTAAAAAATCTAACGAATTTATCAATTTATAATAAACTAGTAGATAACTTTTTTGTTTTTGTAAAATCAAATATCAAAAATTTAATTGATGCTAAACCTTTTGATTCATCAAAGGTTAGTAATGAATTAATTAATTTCACTTCACCGAAAGCAAAAGATTATGCAACTCTAATAGAATTATTTGGTATTGAAGAAATTAGTGCTGATGAATGAAAAGCCTTCATAGGATTTATAATAGATTACACGCCTTTTAATCAACTATTTAATTCAAAACCTACTACACCTTTTCAATCATCATCAACAAATACATCTTTTGATTCATCAAAAATAACAACTGAAGTTTTTGAATTTATTAAAGCATTTGTTAGTTCAAAAGTGATTAATGATTCAACTAATACTACTAAAGCTCAAACAAATGCAAATAAATTTAAAGATGTAATTGAATTTTTATTTGATAAATTATTAACATCAAATAATACAAAGAACTTTATTATTAATTTAGTTATTAAACAAGATGCTATTAGTAGTTTTTTAAAATCAATTAATATTGATGAACAAAAAGCAATTAAAATTTCACACGCAATTATTAATGCGATTGGTGAAGATAAAAATTTACAAACGATTTTTAACGCATTAATTGAACCATTAGTACTTCAACCACAAAAATTTGCTAATACAACTAATTTAGCTGAATTAATTGCTAAACTAATTCAAGAAAGTGAATCAAACCTTAAACCTGCTGTTATTAGTATTATTAAGAACTTGCTAAAAAATAATGAAATTCAAGAATTTGTTTTACAAGTTGTTATTCCAAAAATCAATCAAAACAAAACATACAACGATCTTTCACAACAAGCAATTAGTAGTTTTAAAAATTTATTAACTAAATTAGCAAATCATTTAGATAATGTTAGTGTCTTTAATGATTTATTAACTAATTTATTTACAAAATTAAAACACCAAAATAGCATTAATCAATTGTTAACAACAAATTTAGATGCAATGCTAAATTTAGTTAAAGAATTATTTAACTTAAATGAAAATACATTAGCAAAAGTAATTGATATTTTAGAAATTGATGATATTAGTGCTCAAGAGTTTGTTGATGTTATTAATGCTTTCGTTAATCAGATTGAAATTAGTTTTGAAAAAAATCAAACAACAACAAATACTAATAGTGAATCAATTAATCGCTATTGAAAATACGCTAGTGCTTTAATTAAACATAACTGATCATCAAAAGCAAAAACAAAATTCAAATCAATTATTTCATTATTTATTGAACAAAATTTAAATAGTAATCAAGAGAGTTTTTGAACTAAACTAGTACAAACAATTGGTACTAAAGTATCAAATATAATTGTTGAAAAAATTAGTAATTTAAGTAGTCAAAAAACAAGTTATGAAACTTTAATTAAAAACTTACTAAATAATGCTAATTTTAAAAATGCAATTAAAAATTTCATTGTTGAAGGATCATCTAAAATTATTGATAATTTAGATCAACTAAAAGATGCAACTAGTTTTGGCGATCTTGTTCAAAAATTAATAACAACAAATGATACTTGACTTAAAAGTGAAATAAAAAAAGTTTTAAGTGTAATTTTAAAAGAAGCTAATTTAACAAACGAATTAGCACAAGTTTTAATTAATTCATATACAAGTTATTTTGAAATTACTAATTTAGGCGAAGAACAACAAAGTAAATTAAAAAATGTTTTAACAAAAGTTATAACAAATGTTTCTGATTTAAAATTTGTTGATAACTTAACTACTCAATTAATTAAATTCTTAAAAGAAAATGCTAAGGCATTAATTGATAATCCACTAAATAATCAACAAGCATTAAATAAATTTATTAATGAAAATATTGCAAATGAAGATGCTTTAATTAACTTATTAGAAATTTTTGATAATACTAATATAAGTGTTGAAGAATGAAATGAATTCACACAAATTTTAATTGATTATTTACCATTAAATAAAATTTTAGATATTACTAAACGTATTAATCAACAAAATAATCAAACTGCATTAAGTGTAAATCAACAAATTACCAATGTGTTTGTTTTCATTAAAAAATTATTAAATTCAACACATTTAAATAATGTTAAAAATAAATTTGATGATGTTATTAAAAATGCAATTAGTAATTTATTAAAAAACAATAATTTTAAGAATTTTATTGCAACTCAATTAACAAACACTTTATTTAGTAATACTAATTTGATAAATACTTTAGGCATTGTTGATACAAAAACAACTTTAATTGATCCAATTATTAATCAATTAATTTCAAGTGAAGAATTATCTAATATTATTCAAACTTTAATTACATCAATTTTTGAACAAAAAGATCAACTAAAAACACTAGATTCATCAAATGAGTTTTTTACTAAATTAATTAGTTTAAATACCGAAAAATTAAAACCAAATCTTAAAAAGATTATTCAAAACACGCTAAAACAAGACAACGTTCAAGAACTATTAGTTCGTGTCATCTTTAAACAAATTACACCAAATAAAATTTATGTAAGTATTAAAGAAGAAAGTAAGCATAATTTAAAATCTTTAATTAGTAAGTTTGCGAACCGTTTGGAAGAATTTAGTTCATATAATGAAATTGTTAATAATTTATTTACTTCTTTATCAAATAAAGATAATTGAACAAAACTATTTAGTAACAATAATAATGATTTAATTGCTTTTGCTAAAACAATTTTTGATTATACAAACCCACAAAAAATTATTAATTTAATTGATGTTTTAAAAATCACTTCAATCAATGATACTGATTATATTCAAGCCTTTAAAACTCTTTTAGATGAAGTTGATTTTAGTTACTTTATTAATAAAAAACATCAAACAAATGAATCTAATGCTAATAGCCAAAATAAATTAAATATTAATGATTACTATAAGTATGTTAAAGCATTATTTAATCATGAATTAGATGAAACTTCAAAAATAAAATTAAAAAACATTATTAAAGAATTAACAACAAAAGTTTTAAGTGATCAAGGAACAGGATTCATTAATAATTTAGCAAATGCATTAAGTGAGAAAATAAGTAATTTAATTACTAAAGCAATTCCTCAATTACAATCACACCAAGATGCTTATAAAAATTTAGTTAAAAAAATCTTTACGAATCAAACATTATTTAATGAAGTTAAAGAATTAATAGTGTGAGTTTTTAATGATTTTATTGATCAAAAAAATACATATAAATCAATCAAAACTTTTGGTGCATTATTTGAAAAATTCATTCAAACTCACGAGCAAGAAATTCAAAATAAATTAATTGCTACTTTTAAAAAGATTTTTAGTAAAAAAAACAATTTAATTGATGAAATTTCAACAACATTTATAGATTCAGTTAAAACATACTTTAATATTACTAATCTAACAAACGGAGATAATGATAAAATCAAACAATTTATTAAATTTGTCTTTAATAATATTTTTGAATTAGAATACGTTAAAAATAGTGTTAATAAACTAATTACAACACTAAAAGATAATGTAAAAAATCTAGTTGATAACAATAGTGATATCAATACAATCATGCAAACAAATGTTGTTTCATTTATTAGTTCACCTACTGAAGTCGCTAAATTATTTCAAATTATTAAATTAGATACAAATAATACGATTTTAAATTTCTTAAAAGTTATTCTTGAAAAACTACCAACTACTGCTTATCAAAAAATGTTTGGTACTAAGATTGTGTTACAAGATCAGACTGCAACAGTAACAACTAACAAACAAGAACACCAAGCAATTGAATACATTAAAGCTATTTTAAATTCATCTTATTTAAACGATAATGCTGTTTTAACAAAAACAAAAACCATTATTAAAGATCTATTAACATCATTTAGTAAATCAACTGAACTAACTTCATATTTAAGCGAATTAATTGCTAATAGTTTTGCTCAAAAATTAAGTGATGTAACAAAAATTAATTTAGAAAATTCAAAAAAATTCTTAGTTGGTTCATATAAATTTATTGTTAATGACACAAAATTTGTAGAAATTATTAATAATTTAATTGACAATTTATTAACTCAAAAAAGTCAATATCTTGACAAATTGATATCATCTCCACTTGATGTTATAAATGAATTAATTAAAACAAATATTGCAACTCAAAAAAATGAGTTTGTACCATTCATTAAAAGATTTTTAAAAACAGATTCAACATCAGAATTTATTGCCCAATTTATTATTGGTACTCTTAAATTAGAAAATACTAATAATAATGACATTAATACAATTAAGAAATTTATTAATGAATTAGTTGATAATATGCATAATTTAGATTTCTTAAACGTCTTTATTGATAGTATGTTTAATTTAATGAGTAAAAAAGGATTAGATATCTTCATTAAACCAAATGAAATTGCTGAATTTAAAAAATCAATGGAAACATTTGGTTTAACAGATCCTATGAATTTATTAAAGATTGCAAAACAAGTTAATAATAACCAGATTAAAGGTGAAACAATTGGCGATTTAATTAATCTAATGTTTGAAAAATCACCACTTACTTCATATGATAAATTAAATGCAAATGATCATCCTTTATACTATGGATTAAAAAATCTAAAAGAAGAAAGTTTGACAAGTGTAATTTTTGGTAATGGTAATAAAAAAGAGTATAAAGGAATTGAAAGAATTAATGAATTAGATGCAATCCAACATTTAATCAACCAATTATGAGATGCACAAAAGAAATATTCTGATCAACATAAAAATTCAATGACATATGAACAAGATAATCCATATATGCGTTCACTAATCCACTTAGGAATTGTTTTACAATGATATGTGCATGAAACTTATTTTAGAAATACAACCGGCGGATTCTGATGATGGGGAGCTGCTTCTAATTCTTGATCTGGTGAAGGAGAAGTCTTCTTGTTATTAAAAGCTGATAAAAATTTCAGTGAAGTAAAGGTTAATCAAATGATTATGGGAAATCGTAGTCCATGACTTTGAAGCGCTCCAAGTTATTGATCATATACAAAAAATGACTTCTTATTTATGATTACATATTGAAAAAAACATAAAACATCAAGACACACTAAAAAACCAATGGTTGATGATATCTTTGAATCATTAAAACGCGGTTATGGTCAACAAATTGCTATAAAGAAATAA